A part of Streptomyces sp. NBC_01210 genomic DNA contains:
- a CDS encoding SAM-dependent methyltransferase codes for MTPTLVQHRPHAASAAPSPAEACARARDWAEIQERMLVPLYEAVYERLEVGSWTRLLGLDCGSGLALLIAASRGAGVTGVDADRERLALARERMAPEAQGAREARDGDGRTWDAELLDNLASAAADVRLPLYNMITAFQPIGCAAGDSEGLGPALEAAVERSEHGSAVVLTGWGPPERCATSGVLRVAGRLTDRMRSAGGWRPALRDDLEDVASQAGLKPDGSGRVACPFGYADMESAVRGLLSTGLYAAAVRATDQAQVDKEITEALHPYRRRDGTVWMPNVFRYLIARTP; via the coding sequence ATGACACCAACGCTCGTCCAGCACCGACCCCACGCGGCATCGGCGGCTCCGTCTCCGGCGGAGGCGTGTGCGCGTGCTCGGGACTGGGCCGAGATCCAGGAACGGATGCTCGTGCCGCTCTACGAGGCGGTGTACGAGCGCCTGGAGGTCGGCTCCTGGACGCGGCTGCTCGGCCTCGACTGCGGCTCCGGCCTCGCCCTGCTGATCGCCGCGTCGCGCGGTGCGGGCGTGACCGGGGTCGACGCGGACCGCGAGCGGCTCGCGCTGGCACGGGAGCGGATGGCTCCGGAGGCTCAGGGTGCCCGGGAGGCCCGGGACGGTGACGGCCGGACGTGGGATGCCGAGCTGCTTGACAACCTCGCGTCGGCAGCGGCCGACGTGCGCCTGCCGCTGTACAACATGATCACGGCGTTTCAGCCGATCGGCTGTGCGGCGGGCGACTCCGAGGGGCTCGGGCCGGCGCTGGAGGCGGCAGTCGAGCGGTCGGAGCACGGCAGCGCGGTCGTACTCACCGGCTGGGGCCCGCCGGAGCGCTGCGCCACGTCGGGAGTGCTCCGGGTGGCCGGCCGGCTGACCGACCGTATGCGATCGGCCGGCGGCTGGCGTCCGGCGCTGCGGGACGACCTGGAGGACGTCGCGTCGCAGGCGGGCCTGAAGCCGGACGGCTCAGGGCGGGTGGCCTGCCCGTTCGGCTATGCGGACATGGAGAGCGCGGTGCGGGGGCTGCTGTCGACGGGGCTGTATGCGGCGGCGGTACGGGCGACGGACCAGGCGCAGGTGGACAAAGAGATCACGGAGGCGCTGCATCCGTACCGGAGGCGGGACGGGACGGTCTGGATGCCGAATGTGTTCCGGTATCTGATCGCACGTACGCCGTGA
- the proS gene encoding proline--tRNA ligase, which yields MAKAPVLTPQAEDFPRWYQDLINKAELADNGPVRGTMVIRPYGYGLWERMQQEMDARIKDAGAQNAYFPLFIPQSYLTREAEHVEGFAPELAVVTHGGGKELDEPVVVRPTSETIINEYFSKWIQSYRDLPLLINQWANVVRWEMRPRVFLRTTEFLWQEGHTAHATYEDARDFAAYIHREVYADFMINVLGIDVVLGRKTPKERFAGAINTLTLEGMMGDGKALQMGTSHELGTNFSKAFNTTYLSKDGKQELAWQTSWGTSTRMVGGLIMSHGDDNGLRVPPRLAAVQVVVMAIKGDEAVAKVREIGDRLKAAGLRVQVDDRTDTPFGRRAVDWELKGVPVRIEIGPRDLEAGTAMLARRIPGGKEPVRIEALAELLPRVLEEDQAQLLKESRDRRESRTTDVTTIEEAAEAAVAGGWARIPWSTLGHEGEAELAEQAVSVRCLVAEDGSVPDADDAPGTVAIVARAY from the coding sequence ATGGCAAAGGCACCCGTTCTCACGCCCCAGGCGGAAGATTTCCCACGCTGGTACCAGGACCTGATCAACAAGGCCGAACTGGCGGACAACGGCCCGGTGCGCGGCACCATGGTCATCCGACCGTACGGATACGGCCTGTGGGAGCGGATGCAGCAGGAGATGGACGCCCGCATCAAGGACGCGGGTGCCCAGAACGCCTACTTCCCGCTCTTCATCCCTCAGTCTTACCTGACAAGGGAAGCTGAGCATGTCGAGGGCTTCGCGCCCGAGCTCGCGGTCGTCACGCACGGTGGCGGAAAGGAGCTCGACGAGCCCGTCGTCGTGCGCCCCACCTCCGAGACGATCATCAACGAGTACTTCTCGAAGTGGATCCAGAGCTACCGCGATCTCCCGCTGCTGATCAACCAGTGGGCCAATGTGGTCCGTTGGGAGATGCGCCCGCGCGTCTTCCTCCGTACGACGGAGTTCCTCTGGCAGGAGGGCCACACCGCCCACGCCACCTACGAGGACGCCCGCGACTTTGCCGCATACATCCACCGGGAGGTGTACGCGGACTTCATGATCAACGTCCTCGGCATCGATGTGGTGCTCGGCCGCAAGACGCCCAAGGAGCGCTTCGCCGGAGCCATCAACACCCTCACGCTCGAAGGCATGATGGGCGACGGCAAGGCCCTGCAGATGGGTACGAGCCACGAGCTCGGCACCAACTTCTCCAAGGCGTTCAACACCACGTATCTGTCGAAGGACGGCAAGCAGGAGCTGGCCTGGCAGACCTCCTGGGGCACTTCCACCCGGATGGTCGGCGGCCTGATCATGTCGCACGGCGACGACAACGGACTGCGCGTCCCGCCGCGTCTGGCGGCCGTACAGGTCGTCGTCATGGCCATCAAGGGCGACGAAGCGGTCGCCAAGGTCCGCGAGATCGGCGATCGGCTGAAGGCCGCGGGCCTGCGCGTCCAGGTCGACGACCGCACCGACACGCCCTTCGGCCGCCGCGCGGTCGACTGGGAGCTCAAGGGCGTTCCGGTGCGGATCGAGATCGGCCCGCGCGATCTGGAGGCGGGCACCGCGATGCTGGCCCGTCGCATTCCGGGCGGCAAGGAGCCGGTACGGATCGAGGCACTGGCCGAGTTGCTGCCGAGGGTTCTCGAGGAGGACCAGGCGCAGTTGCTGAAGGAATCGCGGGACCGTCGCGAGTCTCGTACGACTGATGTGACAACGATCGAGGAGGCCGCCGAGGCCGCGGTCGCCGGCGGCTGGGCCCGTATCCCGTGGTCGACGCTGGGCCACGAGGGCGAGGCCGAGCTCGCCGAGCAGGCCGTGTCCGTACGATGTCTGGTCGCCGAGGACGGGTCGGTGCCCGACGCCGACGACGCCCCGGGTACTGTCGCGATCGTGGCCCGCGCCTACTGA
- the rpsP gene encoding 30S ribosomal protein S16, with product MAVKIKLKRLGKIRSPHYRIVVADSRTRRDGRAIEEIGLYHPVQNPSRIEVNSERAQYWLSVGAQPTEPVLAILKLTGDWQKHKGLPAPAPLLVAEPKDKRAAFEAFSKALEGDEPKGEAITPKAKKADKKADAAEAASTESTEA from the coding sequence GTGGCAGTCAAGATCAAGCTGAAGCGTCTGGGCAAGATCCGTTCGCCTCACTACCGCATCGTCGTCGCCGACTCCCGTACCCGCCGTGACGGCCGGGCCATCGAGGAGATCGGTCTGTACCACCCGGTGCAGAACCCCTCGCGCATCGAGGTCAACTCGGAGCGTGCGCAGTACTGGCTGTCCGTCGGCGCCCAGCCGACCGAGCCGGTCCTCGCGATCCTGAAGCTCACCGGTGACTGGCAGAAGCACAAGGGCCTGCCGGCCCCGGCGCCGCTGCTGGTCGCGGAGCCGAAGGACAAGCGCGCCGCGTTCGAGGCCTTCAGCAAGGCCCTCGAGGGCGACGAGCCGAAGGGTGAGGCGATCACCCCGAAGGCGAAGAAGGCTGACAAGAAGGCAGACGCGGCCGAGGCTGCGTCCACCGAGTCGACCGAGGCCTGA
- a CDS encoding RNA-binding protein, with amino-acid sequence MLEEALEHLVKGIVDNPDDVQVASRNLRRGRVLEVRVHPDDLGKVIGRNGRTARALRTVVGAIGGRGIRVDLVDVDQVR; translated from the coding sequence ATGCTCGAGGAGGCTCTCGAGCACCTCGTGAAGGGCATCGTCGACAACCCGGACGATGTGCAAGTGGCCTCGCGCAATCTGCGCCGTGGTCGCGTGCTCGAGGTCCGGGTACACCCCGACGATCTCGGTAAGGTGATCGGCCGTAACGGCCGCACCGCACGCGCCCTGCGCACCGTCGTGGGCGCCATCGGCGGCCGTGGCATCCGCGTCGACCTTGTCGACGTGGACCAGGTTCGCTGA
- the rimM gene encoding ribosome maturation factor RimM (Essential for efficient processing of 16S rRNA), with amino-acid sequence MQLVVARIGRAHGIKGEVTVEVRTDEPELRLGPGAVLATDPASAGPLTIETGRVHSGRLLLRFEGVRDRNAAEALRNTLLIAEVDPEELPEDPEEFYDHQLMDLDVVLVDGTEIGRITEISHLPSQDLFIVERPDGSELMIPFVEAIVTEIDLEKQRAVISPPPGLIDESEAEIASSRDASEDDA; translated from the coding sequence GTGCAGCTGGTAGTCGCGCGGATCGGCCGCGCCCACGGGATCAAGGGCGAGGTCACCGTCGAGGTGCGTACGGACGAGCCGGAGCTGCGGCTCGGGCCCGGAGCCGTACTGGCCACCGACCCGGCCTCCGCCGGACCGCTGACCATCGAGACCGGCCGGGTGCACAGCGGCCGGCTGCTGTTGCGCTTCGAGGGCGTACGGGACCGCAATGCCGCCGAAGCCCTGCGCAACACCCTGCTCATCGCCGAGGTGGACCCCGAGGAGCTCCCGGAGGACCCCGAGGAGTTCTACGACCACCAACTGATGGACCTCGACGTGGTCCTCGTGGACGGCACTGAAATCGGCCGGATCACCGAGATCAGCCATCTGCCCTCGCAGGACCTGTTCATCGTCGAACGGCCGGACGGCAGCGAGCTGATGATCCCCTTCGTCGAGGCGATCGTGACCGAGATCGACCTCGAGAAGCAGCGCGCCGTCATCAGCCCGCCGCCGGGGCTGATCGACGAGAGCGAGGCCGAGATCGCTTCGTCGAGGGACGCGTCGGAGGACGACGCCTGA
- the trmD gene encoding tRNA (guanosine(37)-N1)-methyltransferase TrmD: MRLDVVTIFPEYLEPLNVSLVGKARARGQLDVHVHDLREWTYDRHNTVDDTPYGGGPGMVMKTEPWGDSLDEVLASGYEAGAHGPVLVVPTPSGRPFTQELAVELSERPWLIFTPARYEGIDRRVMDEYATRMPVHEVSIGDYVLAGGEAAVLVITEAVARLLPGVLGNAESHRDDSFAPGAMANLLEGPVYTKPPEWRGRAIPDVLVSGHHGKIARWRRDEAFRRTALNRPDLIERCDPAAFDKKDREILSILGWSPEPGGRFWRRPEAVEE, from the coding sequence ATGCGGCTCGACGTCGTCACGATCTTCCCCGAGTACCTGGAACCGCTGAACGTCTCGCTTGTCGGCAAAGCACGCGCGCGTGGGCAGCTTGATGTCCATGTGCACGATCTGCGGGAGTGGACGTACGACCGGCACAACACCGTCGACGACACCCCCTACGGCGGCGGTCCCGGCATGGTGATGAAGACCGAGCCCTGGGGCGACTCCCTCGACGAGGTGCTGGCGAGCGGCTACGAGGCCGGCGCGCACGGCCCCGTCCTGGTCGTCCCCACCCCCAGCGGCCGCCCCTTCACCCAGGAGCTCGCCGTCGAGCTCTCCGAGCGGCCATGGCTGATTTTCACCCCCGCCCGCTACGAAGGCATCGACCGCCGGGTCATGGACGAGTACGCGACCCGGATGCCGGTCCACGAGGTGTCCATCGGCGACTACGTCCTGGCCGGCGGCGAGGCGGCCGTACTGGTGATCACGGAGGCAGTGGCCCGGCTGCTGCCCGGTGTCCTCGGCAACGCCGAGTCGCACCGGGACGACTCCTTCGCACCCGGCGCGATGGCCAATCTGCTGGAGGGACCCGTCTATACCAAGCCGCCCGAGTGGCGCGGGCGCGCGATTCCGGACGTGCTGGTCAGCGGGCACCACGGCAAGATCGCGCGGTGGCGGCGGGACGAGGCGTTCCGTCGCACAGCCCTCAACAGGCCCGATCTGATCGAGCGTTGCGACCCGGCTGCCTTCGACAAGAAGGACCGGGAGATCCTCTCCATCCTGGGCTGGTCACCGGAGCCCGGCGGCCGATTTTGGCGCAGGCCCGAGGCCGTGGAAGAATAG
- the rplS gene encoding 50S ribosomal protein L19 translates to MAHLLDNVNAASLRSDVPAFRPGDTVNVHVRVIEGNRSRIQQFKGVVIRRQGSGVSETFTVRKVSFSVGVERTFPVHSPIFEKIELVTRGDVRRAKLYYLRELRGKAAKIKEKRDN, encoded by the coding sequence ATGGCTCACCTGCTCGACAACGTCAACGCGGCTTCGCTGCGCAGCGACGTCCCCGCCTTCCGTCCCGGCGACACCGTGAACGTCCACGTGCGCGTCATCGAGGGCAACCGCTCGCGTATCCAGCAGTTCAAGGGCGTTGTCATCCGCCGCCAGGGCTCGGGCGTCAGCGAGACCTTCACGGTCCGCAAGGTCTCCTTCTCCGTCGGCGTCGAGCGCACCTTCCCGGTGCACAGCCCGATCTTCGAGAAGATCGAGCTCGTCACCCGCGGTGACGTCCGTCGCGCCAAGCTCTACTACCTGCGCGAACTGCGCGGCAAGGCTGCCAAGATCAAGGAGAAGCGCGACAACTGA
- the lepB gene encoding signal peptidase I, producing the protein MDTEAKHTERDRSSAPEAGGEGEGSRFARSADPSGRRSSRPSGGLGKRLSGLSWRTAGLLGVACTVLVLLFSHFVLQPFQIPSRSMEPTLQVGDRVLVNKLAYRFGSQPERGDVVVFDGTGSFVQEGVKENPVSTLTRGALAALGLAEPAETDFVKRVVGVGGDRVVCCDKGGRVEVNGVPVDERYLHPDDVPSEVPFDIVVPEGTLWVMGDHRSNSRDSRDHLGEPGGGMVPVDKVIGRADWIGWPVGRWTSLEPAGAFSRVPDPGRMPGGAHG; encoded by the coding sequence ATGGACACCGAAGCGAAGCACACGGAGCGCGACCGCTCTTCCGCCCCCGAAGCCGGGGGAGAGGGAGAGGGGTCGCGCTTCGCGCGTTCCGCGGATCCCTCCGGGCGGCGTTCCTCGCGGCCGTCCGGAGGGCTGGGTAAACGTCTCTCCGGGCTGTCCTGGCGTACGGCGGGGCTACTCGGCGTCGCCTGCACGGTGCTCGTGCTGCTGTTCAGTCATTTCGTGCTGCAGCCCTTCCAGATCCCCAGCCGCTCCATGGAGCCCACCCTGCAAGTCGGTGACCGGGTGCTGGTGAACAAGCTGGCGTACCGTTTTGGTTCCCAGCCCGAGCGGGGAGACGTCGTCGTCTTCGACGGCACGGGATCCTTCGTACAAGAGGGCGTGAAGGAAAATCCGGTCAGCACGCTGACGCGCGGGGCGCTCGCGGCGCTGGGGCTGGCCGAGCCGGCCGAGACCGACTTCGTGAAGCGCGTCGTGGGTGTGGGTGGTGACCGTGTGGTCTGCTGCGACAAAGGGGGCAGGGTCGAGGTGAACGGCGTACCGGTCGACGAGAGATATCTGCACCCCGATGACGTGCCTTCGGAGGTCCCCTTCGACATCGTCGTCCCCGAGGGCACACTGTGGGTCATGGGAGACCACCGGAGCAACTCCCGCGACTCCCGCGACCATCTCGGCGAGCCGGGCGGTGGCATGGTGCCCGTCGACAAGGTGATCGGGCGGGCGGACTGGATCGGCTGGCCGGTCGGCCGCTGGACCTCGCTGGAGCCGGCCGGGGCCTTCTCCCGCGTACCGGATCCGGGTCGAATGCCGGGCGGAGCCCATGGGTAG
- the lepB gene encoding signal peptidase I, which translates to MAVGARSGHDEPEERPGKLDESTPAVTHDSAGTPGTPGATGAEGAERADDAEMAEGGPSVGSGTGQKKQRSFWKELPLLIGIALLLALLIKTFLVQAFSIPSDSMQNTLQRGDRVLVDKLTPWFGSEPERGEVVVFHDPGGWLDGEPTPNPNAVQKFLSFIGLMPSAEEKDLIKRTIAVAGDTVECKKGGPVKVNGKALVEPYIFPGDTPCDDQPFGPFKVPKDRIWVMGDHRQNSQDSRYHMADARGGFVPVDKVVGRAVVVAWPVNRWATLSVPDTFDQPGINAAAAVLPAAPAAMGLAGALPIVLWRRRRLTGGRTAG; encoded by the coding sequence GTGGCGGTCGGCGCACGATCCGGACACGACGAGCCCGAGGAGAGGCCCGGGAAGCTCGACGAGTCAACCCCGGCCGTGACACACGATTCGGCCGGGACACCGGGGACCCCCGGGGCGACGGGTGCTGAGGGCGCCGAGAGGGCTGATGACGCCGAGATGGCTGAGGGCGGACCGTCGGTGGGCAGTGGTACGGGACAGAAGAAGCAGCGATCCTTCTGGAAGGAACTGCCGCTCCTGATCGGTATCGCGCTGCTTCTCGCGCTCCTGATCAAAACGTTCCTGGTGCAGGCGTTCTCGATCCCCTCGGACTCGATGCAGAACACTCTGCAGCGGGGCGACCGGGTGCTGGTGGACAAGCTCACCCCGTGGTTCGGCTCGGAGCCCGAGCGCGGCGAGGTCGTGGTCTTCCACGATCCGGGCGGCTGGCTGGACGGTGAACCCACCCCCAACCCGAACGCCGTGCAGAAATTCCTCAGCTTCATCGGCCTGATGCCGTCGGCCGAGGAGAAGGACCTGATCAAGCGGACGATCGCGGTTGCCGGTGACACGGTGGAGTGCAAGAAGGGCGGCCCGGTCAAGGTCAACGGGAAGGCGCTGGTCGAGCCGTACATCTTCCCCGGTGACACTCCCTGTGACGACCAGCCCTTCGGCCCGTTCAAGGTGCCCAAGGACCGGATCTGGGTGATGGGCGACCACCGCCAGAACTCCCAGGACTCCCGGTACCACATGGCAGATGCGCGCGGTGGCTTCGTCCCGGTCGACAAGGTCGTCGGGCGCGCTGTCGTGGTCGCCTGGCCGGTCAATCGCTGGGCCACCCTGTCGGTGCCGGACACCTTCGACCAGCCCGGAATCAACGCCGCTGCGGCTGTTCTGCCTGCGGCTCCTGCGGCGATGGGCCTCGCGGGAGCGCTGCCGATCGTGCTCTGGCGCAGGAGGAGGCTGACCGGCGGGCGTACCGCCGGGTAG
- the lepB gene encoding signal peptidase I: protein MSNTGRTEDGRGRLGNALSGLAVAVGCVLFLGGFIWGAVVYQPYTVPTDSMSPTVAAGDRVLAQRIDGEEVRRGDIVVFRDKQWGDMPMVKRVVGVGGDAIACCGDGGRLTVNGKAIEEPYLLAKGPASNSFTATVPKGQLFLLGDERMGSLDSRVHLQDPGHGSVPRSAVTARLDAIAWPLDGGLLDRPQGFAALPGGVSQPGPVKLVFGSVVIGALLIVGGAAYGPIARRLSKQRRGASGSGGSGRGKATAGVG from the coding sequence ATGAGCAATACAGGACGTACGGAAGACGGCCGCGGCCGGCTCGGCAATGCACTGTCGGGCCTGGCCGTGGCCGTCGGCTGTGTGCTCTTCCTCGGAGGGTTCATCTGGGGAGCCGTGGTGTACCAGCCGTACACCGTGCCGACCGACTCGATGTCGCCGACCGTCGCGGCGGGCGACCGGGTCCTGGCGCAGCGGATAGACGGCGAGGAGGTACGGCGCGGGGACATCGTGGTCTTCCGCGACAAGCAGTGGGGCGATATGCCGATGGTGAAGCGTGTCGTCGGCGTGGGTGGTGACGCGATCGCGTGCTGCGGCGACGGTGGCCGGCTGACCGTCAACGGCAAGGCGATCGAAGAACCGTATTTGCTCGCCAAGGGGCCGGCCTCGAACAGCTTTACGGCGACGGTGCCCAAGGGGCAGCTGTTCCTGCTCGGCGACGAGCGTATGGGCTCGCTGGACTCGCGCGTACACCTCCAGGACCCGGGACATGGGTCGGTGCCGCGCTCGGCGGTCACGGCCCGGCTGGACGCCATCGCCTGGCCGCTGGACGGCGGCCTGCTGGACCGGCCGCAGGGTTTCGCGGCGCTGCCGGGCGGGGTGTCGCAGCCGGGGCCGGTGAAGCTGGTGTTCGGTTCGGTGGTGATCGGCGCCCTGCTGATCGTGGGCGGGGCGGCATACGGTCCGATCGCCCGGCGGCTGTCGAAGCAGCGGCGAGGGGCCTCGGGCAGTGGCGGCAGCGGACGCGGGAAAGCGACTGCCGGTGTCGGATGA
- a CDS encoding NUDIX hydrolase gives MAAADAGKRLPVSDERRKVARVVLLDPQDRILLMHGYEPEDPADSWWFTPGGGLEGDETREEAALRELAEETGITEVELGPVLWRRTCSFPFDGRRWDQDEWYFLARTTQTATAPRGLTELEQRSVAGLRWWTSAELSAARETVYPTKLAELLRTLLDEGPPSAPVVLAPEIV, from the coding sequence GTGGCGGCAGCGGACGCGGGAAAGCGACTGCCGGTGTCGGATGAGCGGCGGAAGGTCGCACGGGTGGTTCTGCTGGACCCTCAGGACCGCATTCTGCTGATGCACGGATACGAGCCTGAGGACCCGGCCGACAGCTGGTGGTTCACCCCGGGCGGCGGCCTGGAGGGCGACGAGACCCGGGAAGAGGCCGCGCTGCGCGAGCTGGCGGAGGAGACCGGGATCACAGAGGTGGAGCTGGGGCCGGTGCTGTGGCGCCGGACCTGCTCGTTCCCGTTCGACGGACGCCGCTGGGACCAGGACGAGTGGTACTTCCTGGCACGTACGACGCAGACGGCGACCGCCCCGAGAGGGCTGACGGAGCTTGAGCAGCGCAGTGTCGCGGGGCTGAGGTGGTGGACCTCCGCCGAACTGTCGGCGGCGCGTGAGACGGTGTATCCGACCAAGCTCGCCGAGCTGCTGCGTACGCTGCTCGACGAGGGTCCTCCGAGCGCGCCGGTGGTCCTGGCCCCCGAAATCGTCTAG
- a CDS encoding DUF2469 domain-containing protein produces MSAEDLEKYETEMELKLYREYRDVVGLFKYVIETERRFYLTNDYEMQVHSVQGEVFFEVSMADAWVWDMYRPARFVKQVRVLTFKDVNIEELNKSDLELPGG; encoded by the coding sequence ATGAGCGCCGAGGACCTCGAGAAGTACGAGACCGAGATGGAGCTGAAGCTCTACCGGGAGTACCGAGATGTCGTCGGGCTGTTCAAATATGTGATCGAGACCGAGCGTCGTTTCTACCTCACCAATGATTACGAGATGCAGGTGCACTCGGTGCAGGGCGAGGTCTTCTTCGAAGTCTCGATGGCGGATGCCTGGGTCTGGGACATGTACCGACCGGCGAGGTTCGTCAAGCAGGTGCGGGTACTCACGTTCAAGGACGTGAATATTGAGGAGCTCAACAAGAGCGATCTCGAGCTTCCGGGTGGCTGA
- a CDS encoding YraN family protein — protein sequence MNATGALGRYGEELAARLLAEAGMTVLARNWRCGRAGEIDIVARDGDAVVVCEVKTRRAGCFEHPMAAVTPRKAERLRRLAECWLERHGGPPPDGVRIDLVGVVLPRRGAPLVEHARGVA from the coding sequence ATGAACGCGACGGGGGCACTGGGGCGGTACGGCGAGGAGCTGGCGGCGAGGCTGCTGGCGGAAGCCGGTATGACGGTGCTGGCGCGCAACTGGCGCTGCGGGCGGGCCGGTGAGATCGACATCGTCGCCCGGGACGGCGACGCGGTGGTCGTCTGCGAGGTCAAGACCCGCAGGGCGGGCTGCTTCGAGCATCCGATGGCCGCGGTCACGCCGAGAAAGGCGGAGCGGCTGAGGCGGCTGGCCGAGTGCTGGCTGGAGAGGCACGGCGGGCCGCCGCCCGATGGGGTCCGCATCGATCTCGTGGGAGTGGTGCTGCCCAGACGTGGTGCGCCGCTCGTCGAGCATGCGCGGGGGGTGGCCTGA
- a CDS encoding YifB family Mg chelatase-like AAA ATPase gives MGFARACSVALVGVEGVVVEVQADLEPGVAAFTLVGLPDKSLVESRDRVRAAVVNSGAEWPQKKLTVGLSPASVPKSGSGFDLAVACAVLGAAERIDPKDIADLVLIGELGLDGRVRPVRGVLPAVLAAAEAGYRQVVVPEQTAGEASLVPGVSVLGVRSLRQLIAVLTNEPVPEEEPAPEGSPDAMLAGLMVPGAGVGTGLALEPVDGPDLADVAGQRKARTALEVAAAGGHHLLLHGPPGAGKTMLAERLPGVLPPLTRRESLEVTAVHSVAGILPPGEPLVRTPPYCAPHHSATMQSLVGGGNGLPRPGAVSLAHRGVLFLDETPEFSGKALDALRQPLESGHVVVARSAGVVRLPARFLMVLAANPCPCGRHTLHGAGCECPPSAIRRYQARLSGPLLDRVDLRVGVEPVDRGDLLGQGGRGEPTAAVAARVRAARERTAARLQGTPWTVNSEVPGHELRTRWPVAAGALAAAERDMERGLLTARGLDRVLRVAWTIADLAGRDRPQEYDVDLALELRTGISRGVPTAVGGGGQ, from the coding sequence ATGGGGTTCGCGCGGGCGTGTTCCGTGGCGCTGGTGGGTGTCGAGGGCGTGGTCGTCGAGGTCCAGGCGGACCTGGAGCCGGGCGTGGCTGCGTTCACGCTGGTGGGGCTGCCGGACAAGAGCCTGGTGGAGAGCCGGGACCGGGTCAGGGCGGCGGTGGTGAACTCCGGTGCGGAGTGGCCGCAGAAGAAGCTCACGGTGGGGCTCAGCCCGGCATCCGTGCCCAAGAGCGGCAGTGGATTTGATCTCGCTGTGGCTTGCGCCGTACTGGGGGCGGCGGAGCGCATCGACCCGAAGGACATCGCCGATCTGGTGCTGATCGGGGAGCTGGGCCTGGACGGTCGTGTGCGGCCGGTGCGCGGAGTGCTGCCGGCCGTCCTCGCCGCGGCCGAGGCCGGCTACCGGCAGGTGGTCGTCCCGGAGCAGACCGCGGGGGAGGCCTCACTGGTACCGGGGGTCTCCGTGCTCGGCGTACGGAGTCTGCGACAGCTCATCGCCGTACTGACCAATGAACCGGTGCCGGAGGAGGAGCCGGCTCCGGAAGGCAGTCCGGACGCGATGCTGGCCGGGCTGATGGTGCCCGGCGCGGGGGTGGGCACCGGGCTCGCGTTGGAGCCGGTGGACGGCCCCGACCTGGCCGATGTCGCCGGGCAGCGCAAGGCACGCACGGCGTTGGAGGTCGCCGCGGCGGGCGGCCACCATCTGCTGCTGCACGGACCGCCGGGTGCCGGCAAGACGATGTTGGCGGAGCGGCTGCCCGGGGTGCTGCCACCGCTGACACGGCGGGAGTCCCTGGAGGTCACCGCGGTGCACTCGGTGGCGGGCATTCTGCCGCCGGGTGAGCCGCTGGTACGTACGCCGCCCTATTGCGCGCCGCACCATTCGGCGACGATGCAGTCGCTCGTCGGCGGTGGCAACGGACTGCCGCGGCCCGGCGCGGTGTCGCTGGCGCACCGGGGCGTGCTGTTCCTCGACGAGACTCCCGAATTTTCCGGCAAGGCGCTGGACGCTCTTCGGCAGCCGCTCGAATCCGGGCATGTGGTGGTGGCGCGGAGCGCGGGAGTGGTGCGGCTGCCCGCCCGTTTCCTGATGGTCCTCGCGGCCAATCCATGCCCTTGCGGACGGCACACCCTGCATGGCGCGGGGTGCGAATGCCCGCCGTCGGCGATCCGCCGCTACCAGGCGCGGTTGTCCGGACCGTTGCTCGACCGCGTCGATCTGCGCGTCGGAGTCGAGCCGGTCGACCGAGGCGATCTGCTGGGCCAGGGCGGTCGCGGCGAGCCGACGGCGGCCGTTGCGGCACGGGTACGGGCCGCGAGGGAACGCACCGCGGCCCGGCTGCAGGGCACCCCGTGGACCGTCAACAGTGAGGTACCCGGCCATGAGCTGCGTACGCGCTGGCCGGTAGCGGCCGGGGCGCTGGCCGCGGCCGAGCGGGACATGGAGCGCGGCCTGCTCACGGCCCGCGGCCTGGACCGGGTGCTGCGGGTGGCGTGGACGATCGCGGACCTCGCCGGGAGGGACCGGCCGCAGGAGTACGACGTGGATCTGGCCCTGGAGCTGCGTACAGGCATCTCGCGAGGCGTACCCACGGCGGTCGGCGGGGGAGGGCA